The stretch of DNA AAACATTAAAGGGCCAGCATGAAGCTCATTTCACTACCTCTCAATTGCCGCCTTTTTCGCAATGATTGGCTTCAGCTTCTCTGGCGGGAATTTAGGTTTCCTATCGTAGGTATAAAGTCCATTGACCTCTTGCTCTACATCCGTAAGCTGGGTATAGCAGAAACCAGCGATGTGTGGATTTTCGAGAAGCACCTTTGCAAGTCCCCTATAGCGCTCAATGAACTCCTTTTCAGTTTTCGGGCGATCTCCATAACCCCACGCCTTGTCGTCCTTTTGTCCGGGGTTCCACCAAATTCCGCCGTACTCGCTAACGACGACCGGCTGGCCAGTATATGGCGGCTCGAACTTTGGGTCATTGCGCGCTAGGGTCTCGGTCTTCGGGTCTTTGCCAAAGGGGCTGTATCGCTCGGCAAATGACTTAGGATTTTGGTCATAATCGTGGAGGTCCCAGATATCCGTTACGACGTGTGTATAACCGCTGGCATCAATGAATGGGCGCGAAGGGTCAAGACGCTTTGTTAGACTATAAAGTTCGCGGAAGAAAACTGGAAGATATCGATCATAGCTGGAATGCGCCTCGTTCAGAGGCATCCATACAATAATCGCGGGATGGTTCCTATCGCGCAAGACGACCTCCGTCCATTCGCGGATAAAGTTCTCGCGTGCTTGGGGATGATTTGCAATTGAGCAACCCCAGTCGGGGAATTCGCCCCACAGGATGTATCCAAGCTTGTCCGCCCAATAGAGGGTGCGCGGTTCGAAGACTTTTTGATGGAGGCGGGCACCATTGAATCCATAAGCCATGCTCCTCTGAATATCTGCCTTGAGTTCGGCATCCGACGGCGCCGTATAGATTCCACCTGGCCAGAAGCCTTGGTCTAAAATAAGACGCATGAATACAGGCTTGCCATTGATGAGCACACGGTCGCCATCAATGCGCACGTCCCGCAAGCCAAAATAGGACATCACTTCATCAGTAACCTTTCCATCCTTAAGGAGGCAAAGGCGCAGGTCGTAGAGAAACGGACGCCCAGGCCACCACAGCTTAGGCCTAGGTATACTGATAGTAAGCACATTCTGTCCACTGATTTGCTTAAGGCTCTCGGAGCGAACTTCTTTTCCACCAGCAAGCACCTTTGCCTCAAGTGAAATTTCCTTCGCAGGATTTGTGATTCCGATTTCAAGCGCGACCCGACCATTCAGCGCATCAGGCCAAATTGCTAGCGATGAGATGTACGTCTCCGGCACAGCCTCGAGCCAAACCGTCTGCCAAATTCCAGTTGTGCGCGTATACATGCATCCATACGATTCAAGCCGATGGCTTTGTTTACCTGAGGGTTGGAACCCGGTGCGCAATTCGTCTACGGCATACACCACAAGCTCATTCTCGCCATTCATATCAACCACATCGGTGACATCCGCACTAAACGGAGTATAGCCGCCTCTGTGATGGGCAACTTCATGTCCATTGACCCAAACGCGAGCCTCATAGTCCACAGCACCGAAATGAAGAAGCAGGCGTCTGCCTTGAAGCGCCTTGTCTACCTTGAAATGCCGGCGGTACCACACAGCGTTCATGAAATCTGTCACGCCAATTCCTGAAAGCTTGCTCTCTGGGCAAAATGGCACGAGAATCTCAGATGGGAAGTCGTGACCAGTATACCAGCCCTTTTCCATGCCTGACTTTTCATTGTCTATAGCGAACCGCCACTTGCCGTTTAAATTCTGCCAAGCCGCCCTCATAAAATCTGGCCTAGGATGCTCTGGTCTAGGAATGTCATACATTTGCTTTTTTGCTCCTTTGACGTAGTCTGACTTTGCGGCTGTTAAGCCAAATACCACAAAAACTATTAGCGTTGAAATAGCAAACTTGTCCATCAAATGATCACTCGCCAACTATTTGAGATACTAGCGGATATTATAACCACATGTTATTTATGAATCAATGTGCTTAAGAATTTGCAGGCATCGGCATGCTTGCTCTTGATTGACTTCGAAACCAAATTCAAGTAATATAATATTTGAACGCCCCGGTAGCTCAGGGGATAGAGCGCGGGCCTCCGGAGCCCGGTGCACAGGTTCGATTCCTGTCCGGGGCGCCAATTTTATTTATAGCTACCGAATTCCTCAGCAGCGTTAATCATCGCACGAATATTTTCATCTGGCGTATCGCGTCCACATTGGTCTCCGGTTGAAAGAATAAAACCACCGCCTTCGCCTGCATCCCTTATTGCCTGCTTTGACGCTTGGAATACATCGTCGTATGTTCCCATGAGCATGAGTTCAACCGTATTCAAATTGCCCTTGAGAACCAACCGGTTGCCATATTTTTCTTTCAGCCCTCGGAGATTACAGTCGCCCATTGGGGGTGCCTCCAATGGGTCAATCACATCGAGGTCGGTTTCTTCGGCACATATTTTGACGAGTTCTGCTTCGGGCCCGCATGAATGAACGTGGCTCACTATTCCAGCATTCTTGCAGAGTCGAGTGACCTCCTGCACCACAGGCAACGAGACATCGCGAAATATTTCGATGTTCTGCCAAACAAGCGTCCCAGAACCACCACAGCTCACATAATCTGGGCGAACCTGCATGTGAAGGATATTTTCGAACCTTCTACGGGAGTTTTCAATTATCTTTCTTGACCGCTCACGCACAACTTCAGGGTTATCGAAATACTCGTAGATAGCGGCATCGCTCCCAACGACCACGCTTGTTCCACAGGTGATGCCAACAACTCCAAAGTCGCCCATCATTTCATAAGCCAACTTGAACAACTCTTCGCCTGTGGGCCATTCTTTTATATCCTCAATTGGTTCCCACTTATCTGGCATCTCGGGAAGGCCAAGCTTGCTAAAGTGGACGCCGCCCGTCGGCGGATTATCACGTGGGTAAACTGTAACTAGTGGAAACCAGGTGCGCTTTCCGTCCTCATCGCGAAACGAACGGGTGATAATTCTTTCATAAGTCTTCTCGACAATCACTGTCTTGACTTGATCATCGGGAGGGCTCGCCTCATCGGGGAATATAACATTGACCTGGTAGTCTAGAAAACCATCGAAGCCAAAGTACTTCACAGCATCAATGTACGCTTTCCAAAGGGGAGGGTTCTGATAGAGATAGATATCCCAAAATGGCTTCCCAGTTAGGCGCGCGGGAATCATATTTGACATATCTGGCGCAACCGGCACCCTATCTGGTATGCCATGCCTCATGGTCACCAACATTCGTTGTTTTGGCGTCATCTGGGTCCCTCCGGTTTCAATATAACTTTCTGCTTTTAAAACCGTCAACCCTTGATTTACTTCACATACAACTTGCTTTTTCAAAATTGTTGTGGTATCATTCATATGAAAAGGGGATGGAGTCCCCCAGAATCGTCTAGAACGACTGATGACTCCTGCAAGGGCAAAAAAAATCCAAAGTTCCTCGGCGGGAGTCACGTTTTTATAAATAGACGTTTAACTCCCTCCAAGGCTAAAAGAGGGAGTTTTTCGTTTTGGGCGAAGTATTGAAACATGGCAAACTTGAAATAAAAAGTAACAGCATCTCACCCGAGGGGGAAAACCTCGAGCAAACGGCTCTGGCAATCGCACAGGCACAGAATATTTTGGAAGAAGCCGGACCCTCTTATGATTCATACTTAGAGAGGCTTCAGCTACTAAAGCAACGACTAAATGAAGAGCGGTTCCATTTGGCAGCGCTTGGCCAATTCAAACGCGGCAAGAGCACCCTCCTCAATGCCCTTCTCGGCGCTGATGTGCTTCCCACATCCGTCATTCCTGTTACAGCAATACCAACCTTCGTGCAGTACGGGCCGAAATATACTGCAAAAGTTAGATTCATAAATGGCGAAACAGAAGACATGATTGCCGAAGGGACAACCGAACAGCTTGCGGAATTCCTTGCAAAATATGTCACTGAGGAAAGAAATCCCCGCAACCGTCTAGGAGTTCACGAGGTAGTATTAGAATACCCATCTTCATTACTTCAGCAAGGGGTTGTATTAATTGACACGCCTGGAATTGGCTCAACGTTCCGCCACAACACCGAGGCAACTTTGAACTTTCTCTCACAGTGCGATGCTGCACTTTTTATTATTTCTCCTGACCCCCCCATTACAGAAGTCGAAATCGACTTTTTGAAAGAAGTCCTGGCTAAGACAACAAACACATTCTTCATTCTAAACAAAGCAGATTACCTCTCAGGCGAAGAGCTTTCAAAGACGGTCGAGTTCCTCAAGCAGGCTTTGAAAGACCACGCTGGAATCGATAACAATATCAAAATATTTTGCGTCTCAGCCCGGGATGGACTTCGGGCAAAGCTATCGGGAGATGAAGCAGGCTGGGTCAAAAGCGGAATGCAAGCAGTGCAAAAGCACCTTGTTGAATTTCTAGCAAACCAAAAATCATCAGCCCTGCGAAAAGCTATCTCTAAAAAAGCAAGCACCGTTATATCAGACGCCGTTCTCCACATCGGTATTTCTCTTGCATCGCTCCGTATACCTCTCGACAAGCTTGAGGAGCGAATGCGGCTACTTCAGAAAAAACTTGATGAGGTAGAAACCCAGCGGCTAGCCCAGTTAGACATCATAGAAGGCGATAGAAAAAGAATGATTGCTCTTTTGGAAGACCAAGCCGAGCATCTGCGGAAGAAAGCAAAGTCTCGGCTATTAGAAATTGTGCGTACAAATTGCTCTAACGGTGCTGTGCTCAACGAAGACGAAATCTACAAAGAATTAGCGGAAGCAGTTCCGGTGTTGTTTGAGCACGAACTTGGCGAACTATCGAGAACATTGGGAAAGAGGGCGCATGAAGTATTTGTACGGCATAAGCACAACGCTAATGAACTCACAGAAAGCATTCGCAAAGCGGCGGCAGAGTTGTTCAACGTTCCATATCACAAGCAGGATGAAGGCGAAGATTTCGAGGTCAAGCGGCGACCCTACTGGATTACGCATCAATGGAGCTATTCACTAAGCCTTCTACCGGAAAACTTTATCGACAGGTTCCTCCCAGTGCGAATTCGTCGCTCCCGTGCAATTCGCAGGCTATATAATCAGATAGAAACCATAGTGATGCAGAACGTCGAAAATGTCCGCTGGCCGACCCTTCAAAACCTCGAAGATACATTCCGCAAATTTGCAAACCAGATTACACAGCAGTATCGCGAAGTTGCCACAGCCACTCGCGATGCCATAGAGGAAGCCTATCGGCAGCGCAAGGAACAAGCGGAAGCAGTTCAATCTGACATAGCTAAGCTCGAAACAACTCAATACAGATTGGGTGAAATTTTAAAAGAGCTAGAATTATTCATTGATTCAACACAAATTAACTGTTCATAGCTCAAGCAACATTGAGCCAAAGGAAGCCAAACATGCGCTCACGTAAAGTCTCGAAACATACTACATATTATGAACTGCTTGATGCGATCAGTAACGCCCCACACTGCCCTTTATGTGAGGTTGAAGCAAACAGCATCAAATGCTACTTTGATTCACTATTGCACGAGGGTGTGAACGACAATGGGGTTCGCGAGGCTTTGATTCGTTCCCAAGGCTATTGCCAACGCCATGCACACTACCTTCGAAACCACGGGAAGGGCTTTGAAATTGCTATTTTGTACCAAGACCAGGTCAAACAATTTCTGCGAAGGCTCGACGAACTTCAAGCAATCCCATCTATGATAATTCGAAAAGGCAAAAGAGCTTGGCGGCAGCCGGACGGAGAATGTCCGGCATGTCGCATGCAGTACGAATGCCGAAACCGATTTGGAAGTACCCTAATCGAATGGCTTGATGACCAAGAAATGAGAAGGGCTCTTGAAAAAAGCCATGGGCTATGTGTTCCGCATTTCTTTGCTCTATTAGATTTAGCTGCGGACGCAAACTCAAGAAACTTATTAATCGAACTGCAACGTGCTAAAACAAATCTGCTTCTACACGAATTAGAAGAATTCTGCCGCAAACATGATTACCGCTTTAGCCATGAGAAGTTCGGCAAAGAATCAGACTCATGGTCCCGAGCAATCATAATGATGGTTGGCAAGGATGGCGTTTTTTGAATTTAGAAGATTCCAAACATTTAGACGACGCGCCTTTTGTACAAAACTACAGAACGTATTGAAATCATCCAAAGATTACTATCGAATCCAGTACCTTGGCCCTTTTAAGAGGAATTGAAAATGGCACCGAACAACGCCTTTATTGCAATAGGATTGGCGCTGAGTGTTTTGGCTGCACTAGCAGCTTTCTTGATTACTTATGAAGAATGGTCCCATCACTATACCAGCCATAGGCAGCCACTTAAGTTTGCGCTCGAAGCAGCTGTAGTTGCATTTGTTGTCTTCTCAGTCCTTACGATTCTTGCAGCCGCTTTCGTCTGCCGATTGGTGCAAAACGGATAAAAGGCGGATGCAGTTTTAAAACTAAAATAAAATTATCAATGAGAATGATATGAACAGCAAATTCCCAGATATTAGCGAAGCCCATAAGCGTGGCATTGCGATAACTTTAGCAATCCTCGATGAAGTGCTCTGCGAGATTGAGCAATGGGCAAATGGCCGAGAGATAAGCTCTATTCTTTTCAAAGAGCACAACACCCTTTCAAGCCAGCAGCGGCAAAAAATATTATCGGAAGTTATGCGGATGAAAAATCTGCTACTAGAATTACAACAGACCCTGCTACTTGAGCCATCTATTCAAAACGCAAAAACAGCTATTCGGAGCAGATGTGCTTGGCTATGGGAACACCTGGTCGAGCTTAAGTCTGAGCACCTCCGTCGATACGGAGAAATATCCAAAAAATTGGCAGAATACCTCGACCCAAAAACTGAGCTACTAATTCAGGGTATAGTGAATATTTTGGATTTACTTAAATCCCAAAAAAGCGGAAGCTGAAAACAAACGAAGCCTTGCTAATGAGCGTTTGGATTCAGCTTGAACCGAACGCGGAAGGTAATTACAGCAGGAATCGGGTTGCCATCTTTTAG from Armatimonadota bacterium encodes:
- a CDS encoding beta-galactosidase, which produces MYDIPRPEHPRPDFMRAAWQNLNGKWRFAIDNEKSGMEKGWYTGHDFPSEILVPFCPESKLSGIGVTDFMNAVWYRRHFKVDKALQGRRLLLHFGAVDYEARVWVNGHEVAHHRGGYTPFSADVTDVVDMNGENELVVYAVDELRTGFQPSGKQSHRLESYGCMYTRTTGIWQTVWLEAVPETYISSLAIWPDALNGRVALEIGITNPAKEISLEAKVLAGGKEVRSESLKQISGQNVLTISIPRPKLWWPGRPFLYDLRLCLLKDGKVTDEVMSYFGLRDVRIDGDRVLINGKPVFMRLILDQGFWPGGIYTAPSDAELKADIQRSMAYGFNGARLHQKVFEPRTLYWADKLGYILWGEFPDWGCSIANHPQARENFIREWTEVVLRDRNHPAIIVWMPLNEAHSSYDRYLPVFFRELYSLTKRLDPSRPFIDASGYTHVVTDIWDLHDYDQNPKSFAERYSPFGKDPKTETLARNDPKFEPPYTGQPVVVSEYGGIWWNPGQKDDKAWGYGDRPKTEKEFIERYRGLAKVLLENPHIAGFCYTQLTDVEQEVNGLYTYDRKPKFPPEKLKPIIAKKAAIER
- a CDS encoding dynamin family protein, which codes for MGEVLKHGKLEIKSNSISPEGENLEQTALAIAQAQNILEEAGPSYDSYLERLQLLKQRLNEERFHLAALGQFKRGKSTLLNALLGADVLPTSVIPVTAIPTFVQYGPKYTAKVRFINGETEDMIAEGTTEQLAEFLAKYVTEERNPRNRLGVHEVVLEYPSSLLQQGVVLIDTPGIGSTFRHNTEATLNFLSQCDAALFIISPDPPITEVEIDFLKEVLAKTTNTFFILNKADYLSGEELSKTVEFLKQALKDHAGIDNNIKIFCVSARDGLRAKLSGDEAGWVKSGMQAVQKHLVEFLANQKSSALRKAISKKASTVISDAVLHIGISLASLRIPLDKLEERMRLLQKKLDEVETQRLAQLDIIEGDRKRMIALLEDQAEHLRKKAKSRLLEIVRTNCSNGAVLNEDEIYKELAEAVPVLFEHELGELSRTLGKRAHEVFVRHKHNANELTESIRKAAAELFNVPYHKQDEGEDFEVKRRPYWITHQWSYSLSLLPENFIDRFLPVRIRRSRAIRRLYNQIETIVMQNVENVRWPTLQNLEDTFRKFANQITQQYREVATATRDAIEEAYRQRKEQAEAVQSDIAKLETTQYRLGEILKELELFIDSTQINCS
- a CDS encoding DUF6062 family protein, yielding MRSRKVSKHTTYYELLDAISNAPHCPLCEVEANSIKCYFDSLLHEGVNDNGVREALIRSQGYCQRHAHYLRNHGKGFEIAILYQDQVKQFLRRLDELQAIPSMIIRKGKRAWRQPDGECPACRMQYECRNRFGSTLIEWLDDQEMRRALEKSHGLCVPHFFALLDLAADANSRNLLIELQRAKTNLLLHELEEFCRKHDYRFSHEKFGKESDSWSRAIIMMVGKDGVF